In Eubalaena glacialis isolate mEubGla1 chromosome 12, mEubGla1.1.hap2.+ XY, whole genome shotgun sequence, a single window of DNA contains:
- the SMPD2 gene encoding sphingomyelin phosphodiesterase 2 isoform X1, which yields MKPNFSLRLRVFNLNCWGIPYLSKHRADRVKRLGDFLNRESFDLALLEEVWSEQDFQYLRQKLLPAYPAAHYFRSGIIGSGLCVFSKHPIQEFTQHVFTLNGYPYMIHHGDWFCGKAVGLLVLHLGGLVLNAYVTHLHAEYNRQKDIYLAHRVAQAWELAQFIHHTSKKADVVLLCGDLNLHPKDLGCRLLKEWTGLHDAFLETRDFKGPEEGCTMVPENCYVSRQELEQFPLGIRIDYVLYKAVSGLYISCKTLRTTTGHEPHSGSPLSDHEALMATLCVRHSPPQHNPSPTHAERSPLISVLREAWTELDQGMAQGRWWATIAGYVIGLGLLLLALLCALAAGGEIREVAVLLWTPSVGLVLGAGAFYLFHVQEAKGLCRARAELQHVLGRAREAQDLGPESQPALLLGQQEGDRAEEQ from the exons ATGAAGCCCAACTTCTCCCTGCGACTGAGGGTCTTTAACCTCAACTGCTG GGGCATTCCCTACCTGAGCAAGCACCGGGCCGACCGCGTGAAGCGCCTGGGAGACTTTCTGAACAGGGAGAGCTTCGACCTAGctctcctggaggag GTGTGGAGCGAGCAGGACTTCCAGTACCTGAGGCAGAAGCTGCTGCCCGCCTACCCAGCAGCGCACTACTTCAGGAG CGGCATCATTGGCAGTGGTCTCTGTGTCTTCTCCAAACACCCAATCCAGGAATTCACCCAGCACGTCTTCACCCTCAATGGCTACCCCTACATG ATCCACCACGGTGACTGGTTTTGTGGGAAGGCCGTGGGGCTGCTGGTGCTCCATCTGGGTGGACTGGTGCTCAACGCCTACGTGACCCAT CTCCACGCCGAGTACAATCGACAGAAGGACATCTACCTAGCACATCGTGTGGCCCAAGCTTGGGAACTGGCCCAGTTCATCCA CCACACGTCCAAGAAAGCTGATGTGGTTCTATTGTGTGGGGACCTCAACTTGCACCCAAAGGACCTGGGCTGCCGCCTGCTGAAGGAGTGGACGGGACTGCACGATGCCTTTCTGGAGACTCGGGACTTCAAG GGCCCTGAAGAAGGCTGTACGATGGTACCCGAGAACTGCTACGTCAGCCGGCAGGAGCTAGAGCAATTCCCCTTGGGCATCCGCATCGACTATGTGCTTTATAAG GCAGTGTCTGGGCTATACATCTCCTGTAAGACTCTCAGAACTACTACAGGCCACGAGCCTCACAGCGGCAGCCCCCTCTCTGATCATGAGGCGCTGATGGCTACTCTGTGTGTGAGACACAGCCCCCCCCAGCACAACCCCAGCCCTACCCATG CAGAGAGGTCACCGCTGATCAGTGTGCTAAGGGAGGCCTGGACAGAACTGGACCAGGGCATGGCTCAAGGTCGCTGGTGGGCCACCATCGCTGGCTACGTGATTGGTCTAGGGCTTCTTCTCCTGGCGTTGCTGTGTGCCCTGGCGGCTGGAGGAGAGATCAGGGAAGTTGCTGTACTGCTCTGGACCCCCAGTGTAGGACTGGTGCTGGGGGCGGGTGCATTCTATCTCTTCCACGTGCAGGAGGCCAAGGGCTTGTGTCGGGCCCGAGCCGAGCTCCAGCATGTGCTGGGAAGGGCAAGGGAGGCCCAGGACCTGGGCCCAGAGTCCCAGCCAGCCCTGCtcctggggcagcaggagggggaCAGAGCAGAGGAACAATAA
- the SMPD2 gene encoding sphingomyelin phosphodiesterase 2 isoform X2 gives MKPNFSLRLRVFNLNCWGIPYLSKHRADRVKRLGDFLNRESFDLALLEEVWSEQDFQYLRQKLLPAYPAAHYFRSGIIGSGLCVFSKHPIQEFTQHVFTLNGYPYMIHHGDWFCGKAVGLLVLHLGGLVLNAYVTHLHAEYNRQKDIYLAHRVAQAWELAQFIHHTSKKADVVLLCGDLNLHPKDLGCRLLKEWTGLHDAFLETRDFKGPEEGCTMVPENCYVSRQELEQFPLGIRIDYVLYKAVSGLYISCKTLRTTTGHEPHSGSPLSDHEALMATLCVRHSPPQHNPSPTHERSPLISVLREAWTELDQGMAQGRWWATIAGYVIGLGLLLLALLCALAAGGEIREVAVLLWTPSVGLVLGAGAFYLFHVQEAKGLCRARAELQHVLGRAREAQDLGPESQPALLLGQQEGDRAEEQ, from the exons ATGAAGCCCAACTTCTCCCTGCGACTGAGGGTCTTTAACCTCAACTGCTG GGGCATTCCCTACCTGAGCAAGCACCGGGCCGACCGCGTGAAGCGCCTGGGAGACTTTCTGAACAGGGAGAGCTTCGACCTAGctctcctggaggag GTGTGGAGCGAGCAGGACTTCCAGTACCTGAGGCAGAAGCTGCTGCCCGCCTACCCAGCAGCGCACTACTTCAGGAG CGGCATCATTGGCAGTGGTCTCTGTGTCTTCTCCAAACACCCAATCCAGGAATTCACCCAGCACGTCTTCACCCTCAATGGCTACCCCTACATG ATCCACCACGGTGACTGGTTTTGTGGGAAGGCCGTGGGGCTGCTGGTGCTCCATCTGGGTGGACTGGTGCTCAACGCCTACGTGACCCAT CTCCACGCCGAGTACAATCGACAGAAGGACATCTACCTAGCACATCGTGTGGCCCAAGCTTGGGAACTGGCCCAGTTCATCCA CCACACGTCCAAGAAAGCTGATGTGGTTCTATTGTGTGGGGACCTCAACTTGCACCCAAAGGACCTGGGCTGCCGCCTGCTGAAGGAGTGGACGGGACTGCACGATGCCTTTCTGGAGACTCGGGACTTCAAG GGCCCTGAAGAAGGCTGTACGATGGTACCCGAGAACTGCTACGTCAGCCGGCAGGAGCTAGAGCAATTCCCCTTGGGCATCCGCATCGACTATGTGCTTTATAAG GCAGTGTCTGGGCTATACATCTCCTGTAAGACTCTCAGAACTACTACAGGCCACGAGCCTCACAGCGGCAGCCCCCTCTCTGATCATGAGGCGCTGATGGCTACTCTGTGTGTGAGACACAGCCCCCCCCAGCACAACCCCAGCCCTACCCATG AGAGGTCACCGCTGATCAGTGTGCTAAGGGAGGCCTGGACAGAACTGGACCAGGGCATGGCTCAAGGTCGCTGGTGGGCCACCATCGCTGGCTACGTGATTGGTCTAGGGCTTCTTCTCCTGGCGTTGCTGTGTGCCCTGGCGGCTGGAGGAGAGATCAGGGAAGTTGCTGTACTGCTCTGGACCCCCAGTGTAGGACTGGTGCTGGGGGCGGGTGCATTCTATCTCTTCCACGTGCAGGAGGCCAAGGGCTTGTGTCGGGCCCGAGCCGAGCTCCAGCATGTGCTGGGAAGGGCAAGGGAGGCCCAGGACCTGGGCCCAGAGTCCCAGCCAGCCCTGCtcctggggcagcaggagggggaCAGAGCAGAGGAACAATAA